In Borrelia parkeri, the genomic stretch AATAGCTTCTTCTTTACTTTGAAATTTACCTTCTCTCCAAATAACCCTGGTTGAATCATAACTACTAGAGCTACTCTTTGATAGAATATAACTTGAAGCATCAATAGAGCAAAGCTTTACATCCCTTTTTATAACCTCGCTCTTCCAAATAGGTAAAATTCGTAGTTTCCCATCACATGTAAATGTATATGCATATCCAAATTCATAAAGCAGTGCTGATAGAATTGTCCCAAGGTCCTCTCCATCAGCAATAATTACTGCAGGAATTTTTGCCAAAATGCTCTCAGAGCCATCATCATCAATCAAATCTTTAAGATTACTTTTCTGTAAAATTAGATGGACTACTGATAGCTCCTTTACTAATGGATTATATACATAAAGCCAATCGGGATTGTAATTAACAGGAAATTGAATAGGCTTCTCAAAAACAACACTCAAAAGTTTAGAATAATCATTCACAGTAAAGCTAATACTTTTAGTGGAGTTAAAAACCTCTCTATTGAAAAATTTTTCTAAAACACCTTTGAATAATGACTGAGAGCCCTCACTTACATTTACATATACTTCTTCTTTCCTAAAGAATAGAAAGTCTAAAAATTCATCTGAAAGACCATTTGCTTCAAATTTAAAACTACTTGATGCTGTCTTTAGTGTAGGGTCTACAATTTTAAGCTCCAAAGACACACTAGATATATCAGTGTAAGGGGTTAGATCAAAGAATTGACCTTCATCGGTAAAAAAGACAATACTTAAGTCACAAAACCCTGGATGCTCTTCCTCTTCTTGAATATCTTCAACTTGAATATCTTCAGAATTAGATTCAACTTCACAGTCAGTATGATCACTAGAGATTAGCTCATCAGTAACTACTAAAGAGGGCGTGCTAATATCTAGAGAAGACAAGTGAACAGAAGGGGAGGGGACAGCTTCAAAAATAAGTGTATCTACTAAACCCCCTTCTGTTAAATCCTTCTCAACTTTATCTTCTTGTTGCAAACTTAAAGCTCCCTTGCCTACCCTACTCCTGTAAGGACACTTGAGTATACCTACGGTATACATCAAGAGCAATGGGTTTAACTGAGGCTATGTAGCGTTTATAATAAGCTATTCTTAGCCTAATACCCTCTTCTCCAATACCACCCTTAAATGTGGGGTCAAAAATTTCAAATAATGGAAATTTATGCTGCTTATAGTAATCATTAACATAACTCTTAGCATCAATAAGCCATGCACTCAGACTTAATGCATACTCAAATAATGAAGCTTCATCACGAGCTAAGCTTATAGGGTCTTCTTTACCAGTTAAGGTAGGTTCTTTTGGAAGACTTGCAATCCCTTTGCAAGAGAATACTAAAAATAACAAACATAAAGATAACAAATAATTATTTAAAAAATTAAATTTAAACTTCATAACAACCTACTAGTCCTTTAATTCCATCTTATCTAATGCTTCCTTAGCTACTTGACCTCTAAGTTCAATAAGCCTGTCATATTCATCCCAATTTTCACCATTCTCTAAAGCCCTGCAAGCATCAATTGCTAGGTCAATAGCACCTCTTAGTCTTGAATTTATGATCTCAAAAGCACGTTTGTTTTCATTATTTTTTACAATCTCATCTTTGATAGAATAGATAAAATTCAAAATTGAACTTGTAAGTGTCATTCCCTCGCGTGCAAGTTCAATCTTAGATTCTCCTAAAACATAACCAAATTCTTGTAGTAGAAAATCTTTTGCCATTACTGCATCAAAAAGTTTATTTATATTTTTTACTACACTCAAAATAAAACCTCCAAAATATATTTTTTACTACTTACACATTTCTAAACTGCTCACTATAGAGGGTAAGTCTTTGCCTAATATCAAAACTAAGAGACGAATCAACAAGCTTAAATACCCTTAAAGACTCAAGTACGCCATTACTTACAGCTTTAGAACTCCCAAGTGAGTCCCAAATAACAGAACTTAAATCATTATCAAGAATTACAAAATGGTATAAATCACTCTCACTATCTCTGTATTTGCCAACTAAAATATCACAATTATCAGGGTCATAATTAGTAGGGGAATAATGGACATTCAGATAATGAATATCGTCACCAACTCCAAGATGCTTAAATATTAAATTTGGGTCAAGTACGTATGAATTGACATCCTTCAAACAACCAATAGTTGCAAGGCTTTTGAAGAGTAAATCGACTTCAAACTTATCAAAATATTTCTCAACTTTATCTTTGATTTCTTTCACTACAAATGCAATAAACAAAATGCATAAAAAATAACATCCAAATTTGCAAATAGCAACGTTTTGGTCCTTGAAATTATATTGAAAAGGAACTACTAACCTATGCTTTTCTATTTCTCTTATTTTTTCACAAACTCGGTAAGATGAATCTTCTAAAGACACAGCACCTTCAAGCAATTCTGATTTATGCTTTTTAATAAAGTAATCTTTCAAAGCTTTGTATGCAAAATCATAAAGAACCATAAAAATTTTACTTCTCATAAACCCCCTCTTCAAAATTTTTTAATAAACCGAAACATTTATCTAATTCTTCCCTAAAAGCACTTTTGATTTTAAATCTCTCTTTAAGTAACAGACTCTCTAATTCCCCCATCATCTCTTTACTCTCTGAATTTACTCTTTCAATGTCTCTCTTAAGGTCTTCTCTTAAGAAGATTTTTAAAGCTTCAAATTCTCCCTTAAGTCTCTTCTCAGATTCAATGTGTAATTCTTCCATCATCTCTTTTTTCAAATCAGATAAAAATCCTTTAAGGGCATAGGTTCCAACTCCAGACACACAAATCATTAATGTTGTTGCAATAGTTCCAATAATATTAATCTGTCTCTTAATCCCACTAGACACCTAAAACCCTCCTTTTCAAGCCTTTAATGACAAACAAGAAACTTCACTTTTCCTAACCTCTTAAATTTTAAATAAAGCTAACAAAAGCAAAGTAGCTTATTTTATCTCGCATTGAAAAAACACTATTTAGGTTCATTATACAAA encodes the following:
- a CDS encoding BBA14 family lipoprotein translates to MKFKFNFLNNYLLSLCLLFLVFSCKGIASLPKEPTLTGKEDPISLARDEASLFEYALSLSAWLIDAKSYVNDYYKQHKFPLFEIFDPTFKGGIGEEGIRLRIAYYKRYIASVKPIALDVYRRYTQVSLQE
- a CDS encoding DUF261 family protein, with product MRSKIFMVLYDFAYKALKDYFIKKHKSELLEGAVSLEDSSYRVCEKIREIEKHRLVVPFQYNFKDQNVAICKFGCYFLCILFIAFVVKEIKDKVEKYFDKFEVDLLFKSLATIGCLKDVNSYVLDPNLIFKHLGVGDDIHYLNVHYSPTNYDPDNCDILVGKYRDSESDLYHFVILDNDLSSVIWDSLGSSKAVSNGVLESLRVFKLVDSSLSFDIRQRLTLYSEQFRNV